A stretch of the Saprospiraceae bacterium genome encodes the following:
- the fabD gene encoding ACP S-malonyltransferase, with amino-acid sequence MSLETKTAFIFPGQASQFQGMGKDLYEAHKAARKLFDEANSILGYKITDVMFEGTEEELKETKITQPSVFLHSVIKAIVLGEHIPFKAVAGHSLGEFSALVAAKVIDFKTALELVQLRAFAMQKACESNPGTMAAIVGVEDTKIEEICKAMSEHIVVAANYNCPGQLVISGSIAGINAIEKNMIEAGAKRFILLAVGGAFHSPLMEPARIELAEAIEKLHFNDAHVPIYQNVDALPYLESDKIKKNLILQLTSPVRWTQTMNHMIADGIQNFYEVGGNGTVLSGFLKRINRELPISSL; translated from the coding sequence ATGAGTTTAGAAACAAAAACGGCATTTATTTTTCCTGGACAAGCCAGTCAGTTTCAAGGCATGGGAAAAGATCTTTATGAGGCACATAAAGCAGCACGGAAATTATTTGATGAAGCAAACAGCATTCTGGGATATAAAATTACTGATGTTATGTTTGAAGGAACAGAAGAAGAGCTTAAAGAGACAAAAATTACGCAGCCTTCTGTTTTTTTGCATTCTGTAATTAAGGCCATCGTTCTGGGAGAGCACATTCCATTCAAAGCTGTTGCTGGGCATTCCTTAGGAGAATTTTCAGCCTTAGTAGCCGCTAAAGTGATTGATTTTAAAACAGCTTTGGAGTTGGTGCAGTTGCGTGCATTTGCGATGCAGAAAGCATGTGAATCCAATCCAGGAACCATGGCTGCTATTGTTGGTGTAGAGGATACTAAAATAGAAGAAATTTGTAAAGCTATGTCTGAGCACATTGTCGTTGCGGCAAATTATAATTGTCCGGGCCAATTGGTTATTTCAGGAAGTATAGCAGGCATTAATGCTATTGAAAAAAATATGATTGAAGCTGGAGCAAAGCGCTTTATTTTGTTAGCAGTTGGTGGTGCTTTTCACAGCCCGTTAATGGAACCGGCTCGTATTGAGTTGGCTGAGGCGATTGAAAAATTGCATTTTAATGACGCGCACGTACCAATTTACCAAAATGTCGATGCACTTCCGTACCTGGAATCTGATAAAATTAAGAAAAATCTAATTCTTCAATTAACCTCACCGGTTCGTTGGACTCAAACCATGAATCACATGATTGCCGACGGGATCCAAAATTTTTATGAAGTTGGTGGCAATGGCACGGTGTTGAGTGGCTTTTTAAAACGAATCAATCGGGAATTACCTATCAGCAGTTTGTAA
- the folE gene encoding GTP cyclohydrolase I FolE, with the protein MVRELKNHSLKDHYKAILESIGEDVNREGIAKTPERAAKAMEFFTQGYGQDAEAALKSALFKENYSEMVLVKDIELYSLCEHHLLPFFGKAHIAYIPGDCIVGLSKLPRVVDIFSRRLQVQERLTHEILDCIQKTMKPIGAAIVIEARHMCMMMRGVQKQNSITTTSAFTGIFRNVETRSEFLNLIHSKSL; encoded by the coding sequence ATCGTGAGAGAGTTAAAGAATCATAGTTTAAAAGACCATTACAAAGCAATTTTAGAATCAATTGGTGAAGATGTAAATCGGGAAGGCATTGCTAAAACGCCTGAGCGGGCTGCTAAAGCAATGGAATTCTTTACCCAGGGGTATGGCCAGGATGCTGAAGCTGCATTGAAATCAGCCTTATTTAAAGAAAACTACAGTGAAATGGTCCTGGTTAAAGACATTGAACTGTATAGTTTGTGTGAACACCATTTGTTGCCTTTTTTTGGGAAAGCCCACATTGCCTATATTCCCGGGGATTGCATCGTTGGATTGAGTAAATTACCCAGAGTGGTAGATATTTTTTCCCGAAGATTGCAAGTTCAGGAACGACTTACACATGAGATTTTAGACTGTATTCAAAAAACCATGAAACCTATTGGTGCGGCAATTGTAATTGAGGCTCGTCACATGTGTATGATGATGCGTGGAGTTCAAAAACAGAATTCCATTACAACCACTTCAGCGTTTACAGGTATCTTTAGAAATGTTGAAACGCGAAGTGAATTTTTAAACTTGATCCATTCAAAATCTTTATGA
- a CDS encoding histidine kinase — protein MNFYSKIYQESGFSKYWTQTIFWLVFYALNFYFSPDEISLSKALLWSGGNTLIFIIAVTINLKVLLPKFMLRQSIFSYLALLIGISLLLTPFITLFNVWIRNDYATHNHNPLVQAHFHFINLVIVTALSSLVRIPLEWLKIQSEKNELIAKNMETELQSLKNQINPHFLFNTLNNLYALTLKKSDLAPQIVLKLSDMMRYMLYECNESEVYLEKEFQYIENYIEIEKLRHASESQITLHFDPTLYTKKLAPLLLIPFVENSFKHGLQASLEKSYIDIQANCINGFLEFEVTNSKPPSMPGIGLAPKTGGVGLDNVKKRLNLIYPDQFKLVINDQPDYFSVSLKIKLKDSPND, from the coding sequence ATGAATTTTTACTCAAAAATCTATCAGGAATCCGGTTTTTCAAAATACTGGACCCAAACCATCTTTTGGTTGGTGTTTTACGCCTTAAATTTCTATTTCAGTCCGGATGAAATCTCCCTTTCAAAAGCTTTGTTGTGGTCTGGTGGAAATACCTTGATCTTTATAATCGCAGTAACGATCAACCTGAAAGTCTTGCTACCAAAATTTATGCTCAGGCAATCAATTTTTAGCTATTTGGCATTACTAATTGGTATCTCCTTGCTTTTAACACCATTCATCACCCTTTTTAATGTCTGGATTCGAAATGATTATGCCACTCACAATCATAACCCATTGGTTCAAGCGCATTTTCATTTTATAAATCTTGTGATTGTAACTGCTTTATCTTCATTAGTGCGAATTCCCCTGGAATGGCTTAAAATTCAAAGTGAAAAAAACGAGCTCATCGCCAAAAATATGGAAACGGAATTGCAATCACTTAAGAATCAAATCAATCCGCATTTCTTATTTAATACCTTAAATAATTTATACGCGCTAACACTTAAAAAATCTGATTTAGCACCTCAGATCGTATTAAAACTCTCAGACATGATGCGCTACATGTTGTATGAATGCAATGAATCTGAAGTCTACCTGGAAAAGGAATTTCAATACATTGAAAATTACATCGAAATTGAAAAATTAAGACATGCTTCTGAAAGTCAAATTACTTTACATTTTGATCCAACACTTTATACAAAAAAACTGGCTCCTCTCCTATTGATCCCTTTTGTTGAAAATAGTTTTAAGCATGGTTTACAAGCTAGTTTGGAAAAATCGTATATTGATATCCAAGCAAATTGTATCAATGGGTTTCTTGAATTTGAGGTTACCAATTCTAAACCGCCCAGCATGCCTGGAATTGGACTGGCACCAAAGACAGGTGGCGTTGGATTGGATAATGTTAAAAAGCGTTTAAATCTGATCTATCCCGACCAGTTCAAATTGGTAATCAATGATCAACCGGATTATTTTTCAGTAAGTTTAAAAATAAAATTAAAAGATTCTCCAAATGATTAA
- a CDS encoding response regulator transcription factor, with protein sequence MIKTLIVDDEPLAVEILETYVNQIPQLELIGTCYNALDANQILNQQTIDLLLVDVQMPQMNGIELIKSLLHPPKFIFTTAYPEFAVEGFELNAVDYLLKPIDFNRFLKAINKIPQFNNLEEKPDSRSYDKQDFIFVKSDKKLIKLNYDDILYFEGLKDYVIIYTDQTRIITLQTMKSLEEKLPDHSFIRVHRSYIVNIHKIDAIHSNDVDIFVKGQVKEIPIGSNYSDNVNRMINLKKI encoded by the coding sequence ATGATTAAAACTTTGATCGTAGATGATGAGCCCCTGGCAGTCGAAATATTAGAAACCTATGTCAATCAAATTCCTCAACTGGAACTTATTGGCACCTGTTATAATGCTTTGGATGCAAATCAAATATTAAATCAGCAAACCATCGATTTACTATTGGTGGATGTGCAAATGCCTCAAATGAATGGCATTGAACTTATTAAAAGCTTATTGCATCCACCCAAATTTATATTTACAACCGCCTATCCGGAGTTTGCGGTAGAAGGATTTGAACTCAATGCAGTAGATTATTTACTAAAGCCCATCGACTTTAATCGTTTTCTGAAGGCCATTAATAAGATTCCACAATTCAATAATCTGGAGGAAAAACCGGATTCACGATCATACGATAAACAAGATTTCATATTTGTAAAATCTGATAAAAAACTGATAAAACTCAATTACGACGACATCCTCTATTTTGAAGGTCTAAAGGATTATGTTATCATTTATACCGATCAAACAAGAATTATCACATTACAAACCATGAAATCACTGGAAGAAAAATTACCCGATCACAGCTTCATCCGGGTGCACCGGTCCTATATTGTCAATATCCATAAAATAGATGCTATTCATTCCAATGACGTTGACATTTTTGTAAAAGGACAAGTAAAAGAAATTCCAATTGGCAGCAATTATTCTGACAATGTAAATCGCATGATAAATCTTAAGAAAATTTAA